A stretch of Camelina sativa cultivar DH55 chromosome 18, Cs, whole genome shotgun sequence DNA encodes these proteins:
- the LOC104760152 gene encoding uncharacterized protein LOC104760152: MAAPFFSTPFQPYVYQSQQDTVTPFQILGGESQVVQIMLKSEEKVIAKPASMCYMSGSIEMENTYTPEQEVGVLQWLLGKSVTSVLLRNTGQTDGFVGIAAPYLARILPIDLAMFGGEILCQPDAFLCSVHDVEVVNGVDQRARNIVAAGAEGFLRQRLSGQGLAFILAGGSVVQKVLEVGEVLTIDVSCIAALTPSVNVQIKYNAPLRRAVFGGDNVVMATLTGPGIVFIQSLPFHRLSQLIARSVTSPNMRENPKLLIQIAIFAFLAYAVILSSLILTEV; the protein is encoded by the exons ATGGCCGCACCGTTCTTTTCAACTCCATTTCAGCCTTATGTCTACCAG AGTCAACAAGATACAGTTACACCTTTCCAGATTTTGGGAGGTGAATCCCAAGTTGTTCAG ATTATGTTAAAGTCAGAGGAGAAAGTGATTGCTAAGCCTG CTTCCATGTGCTACATGTCTGGTTCCATCGAGATGGAAAACACTTACACTCCTGAACAAGAAGTTGGAGTTCTTCAGTGGCTTTTGGGCAAGAGTGTCACCAGCGTGCTTCTTCGTAATACCGGCCAAACCGACGGCTTTGTTGGTATTGCTGCACCTTATTTGGCTCGGATTCTCCCG ATCGATTTGGCAATGTTTGGAGGTGAGATCTTATGCCAG CCAGATGCATTCCTTTGTTCCGTCCATGATGTGGAGGTTGTCAACGGAGTTGACCAGAGGGCAAGAAACATTGTTGCCGCTGGTGCAGAG GGGTTTCTAAGACAACGCCTATCTGGACAAGGTCTTGCTTTTATCCTCGCAGGTGGCTCAG TTGTACAAAAAGTTCTGGAGGTAGGAGAAGTTCTTACCATTGACGTGTCTTGCATCGCTGCTCTCACTCCCTCGGTCAACGtccaaatcaaatacaatgcTCCTTTGAGACGAGCAGTATTCGGG GGTGATAACGTAGTAATGGCGACTCTAACGGGGCCAGGCATTGTCTTCATCCAAAGCTTACCGTTTCATCGGCTCTCGCAGCTTATCGCAAG ATCGGTGACATCGCCAAACATGAGAGAAAATCCAAAATTGTTGATACAAATAGCGATATTTGCGTTCCTGGCATACGCTGTGATTCTCTCATCGTTGATCTTAACCGAAGTTTGA
- the LOC104763005 gene encoding uncharacterized protein LOC104763005, producing MLPHSYTVDSLSQSQDLASAILAASTPPNISDACSSVESFLQSHTPDQCRHFFSVTFPSLICKIFGFGDTAAASPAQSSSSPPNGWIDLISAANDLDSAERVFALLSPSGILMSSIFAVDKLSLVKYVFPTERLPEYARFMLSSEKDRTALSNLCPFLKGKIEEDSLRGSSYEVRLNVFEYYMFWLSYYPVCRGNSETSASVVPIQKRKVSRLQNWTHIKGFPGSSSSSSNKRDSDQKLECNLYLRLLYSYLKAFVPVFDLNAHQPYRSSLLHYGYGYDVSVMTKAEFLVNVFLHYWLVENDFSPFPVVTAKSFGVAPPFRSAVEEIPPTCGLEEVVKLLVKYLNLSWVTSGVGTENYVEYGESPRWKTPTSGSSFHVANLNLRPLTSWNTHLQRPLYRYILRSFLFCPTSGSSMKKASQVFSIWVMYLEPWMISLDDFSDLEAASNGSVKDVKQDESYESRVCGYTSLWQSYVISNYLYYSSLVMHFIGFAHKFLHTDPEIVTQMVLKVMSALTSSKELLVLMKDIDKAFHSKQTGPGSSKVNELSRFAPSIREKLKDWEDGLCESNADGSFLHENWNKDLKLFSDGEDGGQQLLQLFILRAEAELQTVSEKNVTESLKCVDSLKSAVSNFFGGHVIKPIAFSLEPDRPQKNRDEVFKPRGAGNQIAGSVKYKGDWMTRPISEDEVRWMAELLINISIWLNDRLGLNQSETNKGKKENPESVSYVDVSGEDVRNITGAGDAARMLFRGMMMVCGMVLQLMKRFGIRVNLRVMASKKFLMLLFLYILFLGLKRIVTRIIW from the exons CCGCCTAATATCTCCGATGCTTGCTCTTCCGTTGAATCGTTTCTACAGTCGCACACGCCTGATCAGTGTCGTCATTTCTTCTCTGTTACATTCCCGAGTTTAATCTGTAAGATCTTCGGCTTCGGCGACACAGCCGCCGCATCCCCGGCACAGTCTTCGTCGTCGCCGCCGAACGGTTGGATCGATTTAATCTCGGCGGCTAACGATTTGGATTCAGCGGAAAGGGTCTTCGCTTTGTTATCCCCTAGTGGTATACTCATGAGCTCAATCTTTGCTGTTGATAAATTGTCTCTTGTTAAGTACGTTTTCCCGACGGAACGTTTACCGGAGTATGCTCGGTTCATGCTCTCCAGCGAGAAGGATCGAACTGCGTTATCTAATCTTTGCCCCTTTTTGAAAGGTAAGATTGAGGAGGATTCACTTCGGGGTTCATCTTATGAAGTTAGGCTTAATGTTTTCGAGTATTACATGTTTTGGCTCTCTTATTATCCGGTTTGTAGAGGAAACAGTGAGACTTCTGCATCTGTGGTTCCTATCCAGAAGAGAAAGGTGTCTAGGCTACAGAATTGGACACATATCAAAGGTTTTCctggtagtagtagtagtagtagtaataagcGTGATTCAGATCAGAAATTGGAGTGTAATCTCTACTTAAGGCTTCTTTACTCATATCTGAAAGCCTTTGTTCCTGTTTTCGACTTAAATGCTCACCAGCCTTATCGTAGCTCTCTTTTGCATTACGGATATGGGTATGATGTGTCAGTGATGACAAAAGCTGAGTTCTTGGTGAATGTCTTCTTGCATTATTGGCTGGTTGAGAACGACTTCTCACCGTTTCCGGTTGTTACGGCTAAATCTTTCGGTGTGGCTCCTCCTTTCCGTTCTGCTGTGGAGGAGATTCCACCTACTTGTGGGTTGGAAGAAGTAGTGAAGTTGCTTGTCAAGTATCTGAATTTGAGCTGGGTTACAAGTGGTGTCGGGACTGAAAACTATGTTGAGTATGGCGAGAGCCCCCGGTGGAAGACACCGACTTCAGGATCGTCATTCCATGTTGCGAATTTGAACCTTAGGCCGCTCACTTCCTGGAATACCCATTTACAGAGGCCGCTCTATCGTTATATACTGAGGAGCTTTTTGTTCTGCCCTACAAGTGGAAGCTCAATGAAGAAGGCATCTCAGGTGTTCTCCATCTGGGTTATGTACCTGGAACCATGGATGATCAGTTTGGATGATTTCTCAGATCTTGAAGCTGCTTCCAATGGATCTGTAAAAGATGTGAAACAGGATGAGTCTTATGAATCACGCGTTTGTGGATACACGTCTTTGTGGCAGAGCTATGTGATATCCAATTATCTCTACTACAGTTCTCTGGTCATGCATTTTATTGGCTTTGCGCACAAGTTCCTTCACACAGATCCAGAAATAGTAACTCAGATGGTTCTAAAG GTGATGAGTGCATTGACATCGTCAAAAGAGCTTTTGGTTCTGATGAAGGATATTGATAAAGCCTTTCACTCCAAACAAACTGGACCTGGAAGTTCAAAAGTGAACGAATTGTCTAGATTTGCTCCATCTATCCGTGAGAAGTTGAAG GATTGGGAAGATGGGTTGTGTGAGAGCAACGCTGATGGTTCATTCTTACATGAAAACTGGAACAAAGACTTGAAACTCTTTAgtgatggtgaagatggtggACAACAACTGCTTCAG CTATTCATACTGCGGGCAGAAGCCGAACTGCAAACTGTATCCGAGAAAAACGTCACAGAGTCCCTTAAGTGTGTAGATTCACTGAAATCAGCGGTTTCAAACTTCTTTGGCGGGCATGTCATAAAACCAATCGCCTTTTCCCTAGAGCCGGACCGTCCCCAGAAAAACCGTGACGAGGTGTTCAAGCCACGTGGTGCTGGCAACCAAATAGCAGGCAGTGTGAAGTACAAAGGGGACTGGATGACACGTCCCATATCAGAAGACGAGGTTCGATGGATGGCTGAGCTGCTAATCAACATCTCTATCTGGCTCAATGATCGTCTGGGGCTAAACCAATCCGAGACCAATAAAGGCAAGAAAGAGAATCCAGAGTCGGTGTCGTACGTGGACGTATCAGGGGAAGATGTGAGAAACATTACCGGAGCTGGAGATGCTGCGAGGATGTTGTTCCGAGGGATGATGATGGTATGTGGTATGGTGTTGCAGCTGATGAAAAGATTTGGGATTCGAGTCAACCTCCGGGTCATGGCGTCCAAAAAATTTCTGATGCTTTTGTTCCTCTATATATTGTTTCTTGGACTCAAAAGGATTGTAACTAGAATAATTTGGTAG
- the LOC104760149 gene encoding formyltetrahydrofolate deformylase 1, mitochondrial-like, whose amino-acid sequence MIRRISLRASRFAKNSFLKSSQFHGESLDSSVSPVLIPGVHVFHCQDAVGIVAKLSDCIAAKGGNILGYDVFVPENNHVFYSRSEFIFDPVKWPRNQVDEDFQTIAQTYGALNSVVRVPSIDPKYKIALLLSKQDHCLVEMLHKWQDGKLPVDITCVISNHERASNTHIMRFLERHGIPYHYVSTTKENKREDEILELVKDTDFLVLARYMQVNQIFGPCLISILLIL is encoded by the exons ATGATACGACGAATCTCCCTGAGAGCTTCTCGATTCGCTAAGAACTCGTTTCTCAAATCGTCTCAATTCCACGGCGAGTCCCTCGATTCCTCCGTCTCCCCTGTTCTCATTCCTGGCGTTCATGTCTTCCATTGTCAG GATGCTGTTGGGATTGTAGCAAAGCTATCAGATTGTATTGCAGCTAAAGGCGGAAACATTCTTGGCTACGATGTTTTTGTTCCTGAAAACAACCATGTCTTCTACTCCCgcag CGAGTTTATCTTTGATCCGGTTAAATGGCCGAGAAACCAAGTTGATGAAGATTTTCAAACCATTGCACAAACATATGGTGCCTTGAACTCGGTTGTCCGTGTGCCTTCTATAGATCCCAAGTATAAGATAGCCCTTCTACTCTCAAAACAG GATCATTGTCTTGTCGAAATGTTGCATAAATGGCAGGACGGGAAACTCCCCGTGGATATTACCTGTGTGATAAG cAATCATGAAAGAGCTTCAAACACTCACATTATGCGGTTTCTTGAGAGGCATGGCATCCCATATCATTATgtatcaacaacaaaagagaataaaagagaagatgagATTTTGGAGTTGGTTAAAGATactgatttccttgttcttgctagATACATGCAGGTAAATCAGATTTTTGGTCCTTGCCTTATCTCTATCCTTTTAATTCTTTGA
- the LOC104760148 gene encoding VAN3-binding protein-like, which yields MEGGFYSDWNDSSSSLFGSENLEEELDEGNVRSEEIFSQIYQPQTPREPMKFLSRSWSLSASEISKALAQKQRQRRDLFSVSQNSLRVFSQDVAADPLMAEKIMYSAGARRSGRLSKWFHHKQHTNQSNMRIPKKKDKARVEKARVHSAVSIAALAAGLASVTSEESCSKESSHTMALSLASATELLASYCIEMAEQAGADHNCVASTVRSSIDIHSPGDLMTLTAAAATALRGEAALKVRHPKEARSNATITPCEKSFSDSHWPVYCQYRLEEPNLPLEGELVQCARNGMQRIKRVCVYINKKSQVKLKSKHVGGAFSKKIKCVVYGVCDEISAWPYRKERENSEEIYFGLKTGQGLLEFKCKSKIEKQRWVGGIQTSLQKVQCLEAAKCSLESLSLSDGMR from the exons ATGGAAGGTGGGTTTTATTCAGACTGGAATGATAGTTCTTCATCGTTGTTCGGATCAGAGAATCTGGAGGAAGAGTTGGACGAGGGAAATGTGAGAAGTGAAGAGATTTTCTCCCAGATTTATCAGCCTCAGACACCAAGGGAGCCAATGAAGTTCCTGTCCAGATCATGGAGTCTATCTGCTTCTGAAATCTCCAAAGCTTTAGCGCAGAAGCAGAGACAACGGCGAGATCTGTTTTCTGTTTCCCAGAACAGTCTTAGAGTCTTCTCCCAAGATGTTGCTGCAGATCCACTCATG GCAGAGAAGATCATGTACTCAGCTGGGGCACGCAGATCAGGGAGATTATCAAAGTGGTTTCACCACAAGCAACACACCAACCAAAGCAACATGAGGattccaaagaaaaaagataaagcgCGGGTAGAGAAAGCCCGTGTTCACTCAGCTGTGTCCATTGCTGCTCTGGCAGCTGGGTTAGCGTCTGTAACCTCTGAGGAAAGCTGCAGCAAAGAGTCAAGCCACACGATGGCACTGTCTCTAGCCTCAGCAACAGAACTACTGGCTTCGTACTGCATTGAAATGGCTGAGCAAGCAGGTGCTGATCACAACTGTGTTGCTTCCACGGTTCGGTCTTCCATCGATATCCACAGCCCTGGAGATCTCATGACTCTGACAGCCGCGGCTGCAACTG CATTGAGAGGAGAAGCGGCTTTAAAGGTGAGGCATCCAAAGGAAGCAAGGAGTAATGCAACTATCACACCTTGCGAGAAGAGCTTCTCAGATTCTCACTGGCCCGTATATTGTCAGTATAGATTAGAGGAACCAAATCTTCCTCTAGAGGGCGAACTGGTGCAATGTGCACGAAATG GAATGCAGCGAATAAAGCGAGTCTGTGTCTATATCAACAAGAAGTCTCAG GTCaaactcaaaagcaaacacGTTGGAGGGGCATTCTCTAAGAAGATCAAAT GCGTAGTTTATGGAGTCTGCGACGAGATATCTGCATGGCCTTACAGAAAAGAGAGGGAAAATTCCGAAGAAATCTATTTTGGTTTGAAAACAGGACAGGGTCTTTTGGAGTTCAAGTGCAAGAGTAAGATTGAGAAGCAAAGATGGGTTGGTGGGATTCAGACTAGTCTCCAGAAAGTACAATGCCTCGAGGCCGCCAAATGCTCCCTGGAATCTCTGAGTCTAAGCGATGGCATGCGGTAG
- the LOC104760150 gene encoding E3 ubiquitin-protein ligase RBBP6-like (The sequence of the model RefSeq protein was modified relative to this genomic sequence to represent the inferred CDS: added 50 bases not found in genome assembly) has product MAIYCKFKSARDYDTVAMDGPFISVGILKDKIFETKHLGTGKDLDIVVSNAQTNEEYLDEAMLIPKNTSVLIRRVPGRPRITVITTQEPRIENKVENVQAETNNIPVADSSAAKYPEDEWDEFGTDLYSIPDAQDAQHINPCPDLAPADEKVDEESKIQALIDTSALDWQRQGPDTFGAGRGYGRGMTGRMNGRGFGMERKTPPPGYVCHRCNVPGHFIQHCPTNGDPNYDVKRVKPPTGIPKSMLMATPDGSYSLPSGAVAVLKPNEDAFEKEMEGLPSTTRSVGELPPELKCPLCKEVMRDAALTSKCCYQSFCDKCIRDHIISKSRCVCGATDVLADDLLPNKTLRDTINRILEAGNDSTENAGSVGHIPDLESARCPPPKALSPTTSVASKGEKKPVLSNNNDASTIKPPMEVAEITSAPRASAEVKVEKPVDACESTQGSVIVKEATVSKLNTQAPKEEVQQQVATGEPGKKKKKKARVPGNDMQWNPVPDLAGPDYMMPMGPGPQYFNGMQPGFNGVQPGFNGVQPGFNGFHHPGFNGFGGPFPGAMHPFMGYGLNPMDMGFGGGMNMMHPDPFIAQGFGFPNIPPPHRDLAEMGNRMNLQRAMMGRDEAEARKAEMLRKRENERRTEGGKMFREGENSRMMMNNGTSASASSINPNKSRQAPPPPSHDYDRRRRPERQSPEHPPPRKNLSPSRDSKRNSDRYPEERDRQRDRERSSRHQDLDREQDRTRDRREEERSRDHRHHRGDSERSQHHHRKRSEPRSSEPPAAAAAAKAEMIDNSHKSSVFARISFPEEETSSGKRRKVSSSSPPAAVAVGTSVHRHSSSREEIEVADYESSDEDRHFKRKPSRYERSPPVVVADVSEDKHRYSKRGKGDRERSRA; this is encoded by the exons CATGGATGGTCCTTTTATATCAGTCGGTATTCTCAAAGACAAAATTTTCGAAACTAAGCATTTGGGCACTGGTAAAGACCTTGATATTGTCGTCTCCAATGCCCAAACTAACGAAG AGTATCTGGATGAAGCAATGTTAATCCCAAAGAATACATCGGTCCTTATTCGTCGTGTTCCTGGACGCCCTCGCATCACTGTTATTACTACACAAGA GCCTAGAATCGAAAATAAAGTGGAAAACGTTCAGGCTGAAACCAACAATATACCTGTTGCCGATTCATCTGCAGCTAAATAT CCTGAAGATGAGTGGGACGAGTTTGGGACTGATTTATATTCCATTCCTGATGCCCAAGATGCTCAGCATATTAATCCATGTCCTGATCTTGCACCAGCAGACGAGAAAGTAGATGAAGAAAGCAAAATTCAGGCGCTGATTGATACTTCAGCACTTGACTGGCAACG ACAAGGTCCAGATACTTTTGGTGCTGGGAGAGGTTACGGAAGGGGTATGACTGGAAGAATGAATGGACGTGGTTTTG GAATGGAAAGGAAAACGCCACCTCCAGGATATGTGTGCCATCGTTGCAATGTCCCTG GACATTTTATTCAGCATTGCCCCACAAATGGTGACCCTAACTATGATGTTAAGAGAGTTAAACCACCTACTGGTATCCCCAAGTCCATGTTGATGGCGACCCCAGATGGTTCTTATTCCTTGCCAAGTGGCGCAGTTGCAGTTCTTAAACCAAATGA GGATGCTTTTGAGAAGGAAATGGAGGGGTTGCCATCAACAACACGCTCTGTAGGAGAACTTCCGCCTGAGCTAAAATGCCCATTATGCAAAGAAGTGATGAGAGATGCTGCGCTTACAAGCAAATGTTGTTACCAGAGCTTCTGTGACAAGT GTATCAGAGATCACATTATTTCAAAGTCGAGGTGTGTTTGTGGAGCAACTGATGTACTTGCTGACGATCTTCTACCAAACAAGACCCTCAGGGATACCATAAATCGTATTTTGGAAGCTGGAAATGATAGCACTGAGAACGCCGGCAGCGTTGGCCATATCCCAG ATTTGGAGTCTGCACGCTGTCCACCTCCCAAGGCTCTATCTCCTACTACGTCCGTTGCATCTAAAGGTGAGAAGAAACCAGTACTTAGTAACAATAACGATGCTTCAACCATAAAGCCGCCAATGGAAGTTGCAGAGATCACAAGTGCCCCTCGGGCATCTGCAGAAGTTAAAGTGGAAAAGCCAGTTGATGCATGTGAAAGCACTCAAGGGTCCGTGATTGTGAAAGAAGCAACAGTTTCAAAGTTGAATACGCAAGCCCCCAAGGAAGAAGTGCAGCAGCAGGTTGCTACTGGAGAGCCAG gaaaaaagaagaaaaagaaagccaGAGTGCCTGGGAATG ATATGCAATGGAATCCTGTGCCAGATTTAGCAGGCCCCGACTATATGATGCCAATGGGACCAGGTCCACAGTACTTCAATGGCATGCAACCTGGCTTCAACGGTGTACAACCAGGCTTCAACGGTGTTCAACCAGGCTTCAATGGCTTCCACCACCCCGGCTTCAATGGGTTTGGAGGCCCTTTTCCAGGCGCAATGCATCCATTTATGGGTTACGGATTAAACCCAATGGACATGGGATTTGGTGGGGGTATGAATATGATGCATCCAGATCCGTTCATTGCACAAGGATTTGGGTTCCCTAATATACCACCACCTCACAG GGACCTAGCGGAAATGGGAAACCGCATGAATCTCCAACGTGCCATGATGGGCAGAGATGAAGCGGAAGCCCGAAAAGCTGAGATGCTAAGAAAACGTGAAAACGAGAGACGAACTGAAGG CGGGAAGATGTTTAGGGAAGGAGAGAATAGCAgaatgatgatgaacaatgggaCTTCAGCCTCTGCATCATCCATCAACCCTAATAAATCT AGGCAAGCACCTCCGCCACCGAGTCACGACTACGACCGTCGGAGAAGACCGGAGAGACAATCCCCAGAGCATCCGCCACCGCGTAAAAACTTATCTCCGTCGCGCGATTCCAAGAGAAATTCCGATCGTTATCCCGAAGAAAGAGATCGGCAACGCGACCGTGAAAGGTCTTCTCGTCACCAAGACCTAGACCGTGAACAAGACCGCACTCGCGACCGTcgcgaagaagaaagaagcaggGACCACCGTCACCACCGTGGTGATTCGGAACGCAGCCAGCATCACCACCGCAAGAGATCGGAACCTCGTTCATCGGAGCCACCAGCTGCTGCAGCAGCGGCTAAAGCAGAGATGATTGATAATAGTCACAAGTCAAGCGTGTTCGCTCGTATAAGCTTTCCGGAGGAAGAAACATCTTCCggtaaaagaagaaaagtatcATCGTCTTCTCCGCCTGCAGCCGTCGCCGTGGGAACATCGGTTCACCGACACAGCAGCAGTCGGGAGGAAATAGAAGTAGCGGATTATGAGTCGAGCGACGAAGACAGGCATTTCAAGAGGAAGCCATCAAGGTACGAGCGATCACCACCGGTGGTGGTTGCTGATGTCAGTGAAGATAAACACCGATACTCCAAGCGTGGCAAGGGAGACCGAGAGAGATCTCGAGCTTGA